In Trichoderma breve strain T069 chromosome 4, whole genome shotgun sequence, the following proteins share a genomic window:
- a CDS encoding oxidoreductase FAD-binding domain-containing protein — protein sequence MAAKVDEGAFARQYIDYIYIPAALLVVGTAIVKIDWTPYAALLAIALGTWNYFSFQIKKVLKPDVFQEFPLQEKTIISHNVAIYRFKLPSPRSILGLPIGQHISIGAHLPQPDGSVKEIVRSYTPISGDHQPGFVDLLIKSYPQGNISKHMASLQVGQTIRVRGPKGAFVYTPNMVRHFGMIAGGTGITPMLQVIRAIVRGRATGDKTEVDLIFANVTAQDILLREDLDALAKEDSNIRIHYVLDKPPEGWTGGVGFVTADMITQWLPKPASDVKILLCGPPPMISGLKKATESLGFSKARPVSKLEDQVFAF from the exons ATGGCCGCCAAAGTCGACGAGGGCGCATTCGCCCGCCAGTACATTGATTACATCTACATCCCCGCTGCTCTCCTTGTCGTCGGTACTGCCATTGTCAAGATCGACTGGACTCCATATGCCGCTCTTCTCGCCATTGCCCTCGGCACTTGGAACTACTTCAGCTTCC AGATCAAGAAGGTGTTGAAGCCGGATGTCTTCCAGGAATTCCCACTCCAAGAGAAGACTATCATCTCCCACAATGTTGCCAT CTACCGATTCAAGCTGCCCTCGCCTCGGAGCATTCTTGGCCTCCCCATCGGCCAGCACATCTCCATTGGCGCCCATCTTCCTCAGCCTGATGGATCtgtcaaggagattgtccgATCTTATACCCCCATCTCTGGTGACCACCAGCCCGGATTTGTCGACCTCCTGATCAAGTCCTACCCCCAGGGTAACATCTCAAAGCACATGGCCTCCCTCCAGGTTGGCCAGACCATTCGCGTCCGTGGCCCCAAGGGTGCTTTCGTCTACACCCCTAACATGGTTCGCCACTTTGGTATGATTGCTGGAGGCACGGGCATCACCCCCATGCTTCAGGTTATCCGAGCCATTGTTCGTGGACGTGCTACCGGCGACAAGACCGAGGTCGACCTGATCTTCGCCAACGTCACTGCCCAGGACATTCTTCTCAGGGAGGACCTCGACGccctggccaaggaggacaGCAACATCCGCATTCACTATGTGCTCGACAAGCCTCCGGAAGGTTGGACCGGCGGTGTTGGCTTCGTTACCGCTGACATGATTACT CAATGGCTGCCCAAGCCCGCCAGCGATGTCAAGATTCTGCTCTGTGGCCCCCCTCCTATGATTAGTGGTCTGAAGAAGGCTACCGAGAGTCTCGGCTTCTCCAAGGCCCGTCCCGTCAGCAAGCTCGAGGACCAAGTCTTTGCTTTCTAA